From one Sus scrofa isolate TJ Tabasco breed Duroc chromosome 9, Sscrofa11.1, whole genome shotgun sequence genomic stretch:
- the LOC100521851 gene encoding olfactory receptor 52A1-like, with protein MGSTNMSYLNPKTVTLIGIPGMEHVQFWIGFPFLGVCLVALLGNSFLLTIIMIEPRLHQPMYIFLAVLAVTDLGLCVAIAPKMLAIFWFGSCSMAFDACLTQLFFIHALQGVESGILLAMAFDRYVAICDPLRHMSILTPLFLVRMVLMVAVRASVLVGVLPILLKRLQLFQSAVIAHSYCEHMAVVKLAAEDVHVNKSYGLFVAFAILGLDMIFVFISYILILRAVFLLPQKRARLKALNTCTSHIVIFLEFYILAFFSFFSHRFGQVPPYAHILLSTIYLLVPPALNPIVYGVKTKEICRRVARMCVLKQEAGE; from the coding sequence ATGGGATCCACTAACATGTCCTACCTGAACCCGAAGACAGTGACTCTGATTGGGATCCCTGGCATGGAGCATGTGCAATTTTGGATTGGATTTCCCTTCCTTGGGGTGTGCCTGGTGGCCCTGCTGGGGAATAGCTTCTTATTGACCATCATTATGATAGAACCCCGTCTTCACCAACCCATGTACATTTTCCTGGCAGTTTTGGCAGTGACTGACCTAGGTCTCTGTGTAGCCATTGCTCCCAAGATGTTGGCTATCTTCTGGTTTGGCTCTTGCTCTATGGCTTTTGATGCTTGCCTCACCCAGCTCTTCTTCATCCACGCCTTGCAGGGCGTGGAGTCTGGCATCCTGTTGGCCATGGCCTTTGACCGCTACGTTGCCATTTGTGATCCTCTGAGGCACATGTCCATCCTCACGCCTCTCTTCCTAGTCCGGATGGTACTGATGGTGGCCGTCCGAGCCTCGGTGCTTGTTGGGGTTTTGCCCATTCTGCTCAAGCGACTGCAGCTTTTCCAGTCTGCGGTGATCGCCCATTCCTACTGTGAGCACATGGCTGTGGTCAAGCTGGCTGCAGAAGACGTCCATGTCAACAAATCCTACGGGCTCTTTGTGGCTTTTGCAATTCTAGGTTTGGACATGATCTTTGTCTTCATCTCCTACATTCTGATTTTACGCGctgttttccttcttccccagAAGAGAGCACGTCTCAAAGCCCTCAACACTTGCACCTCCCATATTGTCATCTTTCTGgaattttatatccttgcctttttttccttcttcagccaCCGTTTCGGACAGGTACCTCCCTATGCCCATATCCTCTTGTCTACCATCTATCTGCTCGTGCCCCCTGCCCTTAACCCCATTGTCTATGGGGTGAAGACCAAGGAGATCTGCAGGCGGGTTGCTCGGATGTGTGTTCTGAAGCAGGAGGCCGGGGAGTAG
- the LOC100522746 gene encoding olfactory receptor 52B2-like yields MSSCNTSIPQPLIFVLAGIPGLDSSQGWFSVPFFLVFVTAVIGNATILCIVRMEKSLHEPMFLFLAVLSAVDLSLVTVTVPRMLGIFWMNAKEISFSACLTQMFFIPLFYVMESGILLAMAFDRFVAIWHPLRYTTILSNNVLVKIALAVLARAVAVLTPAPILAKRLGHFQTHVIAYSYCAYMAVVQIACGDISDHIVYGLMVLVASVGFDLFFIILSYGLILRAVFRRSSWEARGKALSTCGSHLCVIALFYSPVVFSVLAQILGYHMAPYLQIIIDNLYFLVPPMVNPLIYGARTKQMREWVLRIFRCHSE; encoded by the coding sequence ATGTCCTCTTGCAACACCTCCATCCCTCAGCCCTTGATATTTGTCCTGGCTGGAATTCCTGGCCTGGACTCTTCCCAGGGCTGGTTCTCTGTGCCTTTTTTCTTGGTGTTTGTCACTGCAGTCATTGGCAATGCCACCATCTTGTGCATCGTCCGGATGGAGAAGAGTCTTCATGAGCCCATGTTTCTCTTCTTGGCCGTGCTGTCGGCCGTTGACCTGTCTCTGGTCACGGTCACGGTGCCCCGCATGCTGGGTATCTTCTGGATGAATGCCAAGGAAATCAGCTTCAGTGCCTGCCTCACACAGATGTTTTTCATCCCTTTATTTTATGTCATGGAGTCTGGGATCCTCCTGGCTATGGCTTTTGACAGATTTGTGGCTATCTGGCACCCTCTGAGATATACAACCATCCTTTCTAACAATGTGCTTGTGAAGATAGCCCTAGCCGTCCTAGCCAGGGCAGTGGCGGTGCTGACGCCAGCACCCATCCTGGCAAAAAGACTGGGACATTTCCAAACTCACGTCATTGCTTACTCATATTGTGCCtacatggctgtggtgcagatagCCTGCGGAGACATCTCTGATCACATCGTCTACGGCCTTATGGTTCTTGTAGCATCTGTGGGATTTGATCTGTTTTTCATCATTCTGTCATATGGGCTGATCCTTCGTGCCGTCTTCCGGAGATCCTCTTGGGAGGCACGGGGCAAAGCCCTCAGCACATGTGGCTCTCATCTTTGTGTCATTGCTCTCTTTTATTCTCCTGTTGTCTTTTCTGTCTTGGCCCAGATTTTAGGCTACCATATGGCTCCCTATCTACAGATTATCATTGACAATCTCTACTTCTTGGTGCCTCCCATGGTCAACCCTTTAATTTATGGGGCCCGGACCAAGCAAATGCGGGAGTGGGTGCTACGGATCTTTCGCTGTCATAGTGAGTGA